One Chloroflexota bacterium genomic window, GCTAAACCCCATCAAGGGCAAGTAGTCCAATTTGGCTGCTTTGCTGAGTAAGAGCGACGGTAGCACAGGATATTGATGTATGGCGCACTAAGTCGATTACACCAATCCAGCGCTCCTCTGGTTCCCTCTCCCTGGGGAGAGGGCTAGGGTGAGGGGGACCCATCAAGTCGACTAGGTTGAACCTGTAGAAGAAACATAGCAAACACCAAAGAGTAGAGAGACTATGCCTCGAGTAAAACGCGGCGTCACCTCACACAAGCGCCATAAGAAAGTACTGAAGCGCGCCTCAGGCTACTGGGGCGGCCGCCACCGCCTGTTCAAGACGGCAAATGAAGCAGTGATGCGCGGCATGGCCTTTGCCTACCGCCACCGCCGCACCCGCAAGCGCGAAATGCGCCGCCTCTGGATCGTGCGCATCAACGCCGCCGCACGCCAACACGGCCTCTCCTACAGCGCCTTCATGCACGGCCTGAGTGAAGCCAACGTCAACCTGGACCGCAAAATGCTGGCGGACCTGGCCGTGCGAGACAGCGCGGCTTTTGCCGAACTTGC contains:
- the rplT gene encoding 50S ribosomal protein L20; translated protein: MPRVKRGVTSHKRHKKVLKRASGYWGGRHRLFKTANEAVMRGMAFAYRHRRTRKREMRRLWIVRINAAARQHGLSYSAFMHGLSEANVNLDRKMLADLAVRDSAAFAELANVAKGAQPAAS